One region of Streptomyces sp. CG4 genomic DNA includes:
- the topA gene encoding type I DNA topoisomerase, giving the protein MSPTSETAQGGRRLVIVESPAKAKTIKGYLGPGYVVEASVGHIRDLPNGAAEVPEKYTGEVRRLGVDVDHDFQPIYVVNADKRAQVKKLKDLLKESDELFLATDEDREGEAIAWHLQEVLKPKIPVKRMVFHEITKEAIREAVANPRQLNQKLVDAQETRRILDRLYGYEVSPVLWKKVMPRLSAGRVQSVATRLVVERERERIAFRSAEYWDLTGTFATGRAGDSSDPSSLVARLQTVDGRRVAQGRDFDSLGQLKSANILHLDEATARALAAALENTRFSVRSVESKPYRRSPYAPFRTTTLQQEASRKLGFGAKATMQIAQKLYENGYITYMRTDSTTLSDTAITAARAQVTQLYGADYLPPQPRTYAGKVKNAQEAHEAIRPSGDRFRTPAETGLTGDQFKLYELIWKRTVASQMKDATGNSVTVKIGGAAADGRDVEFSASGKTITFHGFLKAYVEGADDPNAELDDRERRLPQVAEGDALSAEEITADGHATKPPARYTEASLVKELEEREIGRPSTYASIIGTILDRGYVFKKGTALVPSFLSFAVVNLLEKHFGRLVDYDFTAKMEDDLDRIAAGEAKAVPWLKRFYFGEGTGHGGAAEAGNGDGDHLGGLKELVTDLGAIDAREVSSFPVGNDIVLRVGRYGPYIERGEKDTEQHQRADIPDDLAPDELSVEMAEELLAKPSGDFELGTDPATGHTIVAKDGRYGPYVTEILPEGTPKTGKNAVKPRTASLFKSMALDTVTLDDALKLMSLPRIVGADADGQEITAQNGRYGPYLKKGTDSRSLQSEDQLFTITLEEALAIYAQPKQRGRAAAKPPLKELGEDPVSGKPVVVKDGRFGPYVTDGETNATLRSGDSVETITPERGFELLAEKRAKGPAKKTAAKKATAKKAAPAKKTAAKKTVAKKTTAAAKKTTAKKTTAKKATASKATASGAED; this is encoded by the coding sequence TTGTCCCCGACCAGCGAGACCGCACAGGGCGGCCGCCGACTCGTCATCGTCGAGTCGCCTGCCAAGGCGAAGACGATCAAGGGCTACCTCGGCCCCGGCTACGTCGTCGAAGCGAGCGTCGGGCACATCCGCGACCTCCCCAACGGCGCCGCGGAGGTGCCCGAGAAGTACACCGGCGAGGTGCGCCGCCTCGGTGTGGACGTAGACCATGACTTCCAGCCGATCTATGTGGTCAACGCCGACAAGAGGGCGCAGGTCAAGAAGCTCAAGGACCTGCTGAAGGAGTCCGACGAGCTCTTCCTCGCCACCGATGAGGACCGGGAGGGCGAGGCGATCGCCTGGCACCTCCAGGAGGTCCTCAAGCCGAAGATCCCGGTCAAGCGGATGGTGTTCCACGAGATCACCAAGGAAGCGATCCGCGAGGCCGTCGCCAACCCGCGCCAGCTCAACCAGAAGCTGGTCGACGCCCAGGAGACCCGCCGCATCCTCGACCGCCTTTACGGCTACGAGGTCTCGCCGGTCCTCTGGAAGAAGGTCATGCCCCGGCTGTCCGCCGGCCGCGTGCAGTCCGTCGCCACACGACTCGTGGTGGAGCGGGAACGCGAGCGCATCGCTTTTCGTTCTGCTGAGTACTGGGACCTGACGGGCACCTTCGCGACCGGCCGCGCGGGAGACTCGTCCGACCCGTCGTCGCTTGTCGCCCGCCTGCAGACCGTCGACGGCAGGCGGGTCGCGCAGGGCCGCGACTTCGACTCCCTGGGACAACTCAAGAGCGCGAACATCCTCCACCTCGACGAGGCGACCGCCCGCGCCCTCGCCGCTGCCCTGGAGAACACCCGGTTCTCCGTGCGCTCCGTCGAGTCCAAGCCGTACCGCCGCTCGCCGTACGCCCCGTTCCGTACGACGACGCTGCAGCAGGAGGCCAGCCGCAAGCTCGGCTTCGGCGCGAAGGCGACGATGCAGATCGCCCAGAAGCTGTACGAGAACGGCTACATCACGTACATGCGTACGGACTCCACGACGCTGAGCGACACCGCGATCACGGCCGCCCGCGCCCAGGTCACGCAGCTGTACGGCGCCGACTACCTGCCCCCGCAGCCGCGTACGTACGCCGGCAAGGTCAAGAACGCGCAGGAGGCCCACGAGGCGATCCGCCCCTCGGGTGATCGTTTCCGCACTCCTGCCGAGACCGGCCTGACCGGCGACCAGTTCAAGCTGTACGAGCTGATCTGGAAGCGGACCGTCGCCTCCCAGATGAAGGACGCGACCGGCAACAGCGTGACCGTGAAGATCGGCGGCGCCGCCGCCGACGGCCGGGACGTCGAGTTCAGCGCCTCCGGCAAGACGATCACCTTCCACGGCTTCCTGAAGGCCTACGTGGAGGGTGCCGACGACCCGAACGCCGAGCTGGACGACCGCGAGCGCCGGCTGCCGCAGGTCGCCGAGGGCGACGCGCTGTCCGCCGAGGAGATCACGGCCGACGGCCACGCCACCAAGCCCCCGGCCCGCTACACCGAAGCCTCCCTGGTCAAGGAGCTGGAAGAGCGCGAGATCGGCCGTCCGTCGACGTACGCGTCGATCATCGGCACGATCCTCGACCGCGGCTATGTCTTCAAGAAGGGCACGGCCCTGGTGCCGTCCTTCCTGTCCTTCGCCGTGGTGAACCTCCTGGAGAAGCACTTCGGGCGGCTCGTCGACTACGACTTCACCGCCAAGATGGAGGACGACCTCGACCGCATCGCGGCCGGCGAGGCCAAGGCCGTGCCGTGGCTGAAGCGCTTCTACTTCGGCGAGGGCACGGGTCACGGCGGCGCGGCCGAGGCGGGCAACGGCGACGGGGACCACCTCGGCGGCCTCAAGGAGCTGGTGACCGACCTGGGCGCGATCGACGCGCGGGAGGTGTCGTCGTTCCCGGTGGGCAACGACATCGTGCTCCGCGTCGGCCGCTACGGCCCGTACATCGAGCGCGGCGAGAAGGACACCGAGCAGCACCAGCGCGCCGACATCCCGGACGACCTGGCGCCGGACGAGCTGAGCGTCGAGATGGCCGAGGAGCTGCTGGCCAAGCCGAGCGGCGACTTCGAGCTGGGCACGGACCCGGCCACCGGCCACACGATCGTCGCCAAGGACGGCCGCTACGGCCCGTACGTCACCGAGATCCTCCCCGAGGGCACCCCCAAGACCGGCAAGAACGCGGTCAAGCCGCGCACGGCCTCGCTCTTCAAGTCGATGGCGCTCGACACGGTGACGCTCGACGACGCGCTGAAGCTGATGTCGCTGCCGCGCATCGTCGGCGCCGACGCCGACGGCCAGGAGATCACCGCGCAGAACGGCCGCTACGGCCCGTATCTGAAGAAGGGCACGGACTCGCGCTCGCTGCAGTCCGAGGACCAGCTCTTCACGATCACGCTGGAGGAGGCGCTGGCGATCTACGCCCAGCCCAAGCAGCGTGGCCGGGCCGCCGCCAAGCCGCCGCTGAAGGAGCTGGGCGAGGACCCGGTCTCCGGCAAGCCGGTCGTGGTCAAGGACGGCCGCTTCGGTCCGTACGTCACCGACGGGGAGACCAACGCGACCCTGCGCTCCGGCGACAGCGTCGAGACGATCACCCCGGAGCGCGGCTTCGAGCTGCTCGCCGAGAAGCGCGCGAAGGGCCCGGCCAAGAAGACCGCTGCAAAGAAGGCCACGGCCAAGAAGGCGGCCCCGGCGAAGAAGACCGCCGCCAAGAAGACGGTGGCGAAGAAGACGACCGCGGCCGCGAAGAAGACCACGGCGAAGAAGACGACCGCCAAGAAGGCGACGGCTTCCAAGGCCACGGCTTCCGGCGCGGAGGACTGA
- a CDS encoding class I SAM-dependent methyltransferase, producing the protein MTDSGLASLPASDRTDIAARLRNALLAASFTADGLLDRLGAPAYAALARSETVPALRATRGDTPLETLVRLFLLQQPVPHARVAHVLPVEEALEARWLSRVGGDEVAATVDVRPYGGPGGEDWFIVSDLGCAVGGAGGIGQREEGVVLGVGGASTTLAGITVRTPVASALDLGTGSGIQALHAAQHATRVTATDLNPRALHITALTLALSGAPAADLREGSLFEPVRDDETFDLIVSNPPFVISPGARLTYRDGGMGGDDLCRSLVQQAGERLNEGGFAQFLANWQHVAGEDWQDRLRSWVPRGCDAWIVQREVQDVTQYAELWLRDAGDHRGDPAEYQARYDAWLDEFEARKVKAVGFGWITLRRTGSADPVVTVEEWPHPVEQPLGDTIRAHFERLDYLREYDDAALLASHFRLAAEVVQEQVGLPGAEDPEHVVLRQHRGMRRATKVDTVGAGFAGVCDGTLSAGRILDAIAQLMNEDPVLLRDRTPAQIRLLVEQGFLEPAN; encoded by the coding sequence GTGACTGACTCCGGACTCGCCTCTCTGCCCGCTTCCGACCGGACCGACATCGCCGCGCGCCTGCGGAACGCGCTGCTGGCCGCCTCCTTCACCGCCGACGGACTGCTCGACCGGCTCGGCGCCCCCGCGTACGCGGCGCTGGCCCGCAGCGAGACCGTGCCCGCCCTGCGCGCGACCCGCGGCGACACGCCGCTGGAGACGCTCGTACGGCTGTTTCTGCTCCAGCAACCCGTGCCGCACGCGCGCGTGGCGCACGTTCTGCCGGTCGAGGAGGCCCTCGAAGCCAGGTGGCTCAGCCGCGTGGGCGGCGACGAGGTGGCCGCCACCGTGGATGTGCGGCCCTACGGCGGCCCCGGCGGCGAGGACTGGTTCATCGTCTCCGACCTGGGCTGCGCCGTCGGCGGTGCCGGTGGCATCGGGCAGCGCGAGGAGGGCGTCGTCCTGGGCGTCGGCGGCGCCTCCACGACCCTCGCCGGCATCACCGTCCGCACGCCGGTCGCGTCCGCCCTGGACCTCGGCACGGGCTCCGGCATCCAGGCGCTGCACGCCGCCCAGCACGCCACGCGCGTGACAGCGACCGACCTCAACCCGCGCGCCCTGCACATCACCGCGCTCACACTCGCGCTCTCCGGGGCGCCCGCCGCCGACCTGCGCGAGGGTTCGCTCTTCGAACCCGTCCGGGACGACGAGACCTTCGACCTGATCGTGTCCAACCCGCCGTTCGTCATCTCCCCCGGTGCCCGGCTGACATACCGGGACGGCGGCATGGGCGGGGACGATCTGTGCCGCTCGCTCGTTCAGCAGGCGGGGGAACGGCTGAACGAGGGCGGGTTCGCGCAGTTCCTCGCCAACTGGCAGCACGTGGCAGGGGAGGACTGGCAGGACAGACTCAGGTCATGGGTGCCGCGCGGGTGCGATGCCTGGATCGTGCAGCGCGAGGTACAGGACGTCACGCAGTACGCCGAGCTGTGGCTGAGGGACGCCGGTGACCACCGCGGGGATCCGGCGGAGTACCAGGCACGTTACGACGCCTGGCTCGACGAGTTCGAGGCGCGCAAGGTCAAGGCGGTCGGCTTCGGCTGGATCACCCTGCGCAGGACGGGTTCGGCCGATCCCGTCGTCACTGTGGAGGAGTGGCCGCACCCGGTCGAGCAGCCCCTCGGGGACACGATCCGGGCGCACTTCGAGCGGCTCGACTATCTCCGGGAGTACGACGACGCGGCACTGCTCGCAAGCCACTTCAGGCTGGCCGCCGAAGTGGTTCAGGAGCAGGTCGGGCTGCCCGGCGCCGAGGACCCGGAGCATGTGGTGCTGCGCCAGCACCGCGGGATGCGCCGGGCCACGAAGGTGGACACGGTCGGCGCCGGGTTCGCGGGTGTCTGTGACGGCACGCTGAGCGCGGGCCGCATCCTGGACGCCATCGCCCAACTCATGAACGAGGACCCGGTGTTGCTCCGCGATCGGACACCCGCGCAGATCCGCCTGCTGGTGGAGCAGGGCTTCCTCGAGCCGGCGAACTGA
- a CDS encoding small secreted protein codes for MNKKLTAALSGGAVLVVALTGCTSSGGDKGPDPKLVAWAKSVCDAVPAQDAKIKSANAAISTTAADTAKPETLQKTDSQAFQDMSDGYKAIAVAVSKAGAPPGVADGDKRLQAVAKSFNGLSASYAGLKKQVDALNTKDQAKFASGLHDIATKMTDLETQHKTGTDALDKLQQGEVKNAIAQQASCKKVASSDASSTSTSSPSAG; via the coding sequence GTGAACAAGAAGCTCACGGCCGCACTGTCCGGCGGTGCGGTACTGGTGGTGGCGCTGACGGGATGCACCAGCAGCGGCGGTGACAAGGGGCCCGACCCCAAGCTGGTCGCTTGGGCCAAGTCGGTGTGCGACGCGGTGCCCGCGCAGGACGCGAAGATCAAGTCGGCGAACGCGGCGATCAGCACGACGGCCGCCGACACCGCCAAGCCCGAGACGCTCCAGAAGACGGACTCCCAGGCCTTCCAGGACATGTCCGACGGCTACAAGGCGATCGCCGTCGCCGTGAGCAAGGCGGGAGCACCGCCCGGTGTCGCCGACGGCGACAAGCGGCTGCAGGCCGTCGCGAAGAGCTTCAACGGCCTCTCCGCCTCGTACGCCGGCCTGAAGAAGCAGGTCGACGCGCTGAACACCAAGGACCAGGCGAAGTTCGCCTCCGGGCTGCACGACATCGCCACGAAGATGACGGACCTGGAGACGCAGCACAAGACCGGCACCGACGCGCTGGACAAGCTCCAGCAGGGCGAGGTCAAGAACGCCATCGCCCAGCAGGCCAGCTGCAAGAAGGTGGCGTCGTCGGACGCTTCGTCGACTTCGACGTCCTCGCCGTCGGCGGGCTGA
- a CDS encoding sodium-translocating pyrophosphatase — protein sequence MAGLSIPQSDHPTSLAAAVLTDDNRIMVAVIAAVALAALVVAGILVRQVLAAGEGTDSMKRIAEAVQEGAKAYLARQLRTLGAFAAVVFFLLMLLPADDWKQRAGRSVFFLIGAAFSAATGYIGMWLAVRSNVRVAAAAREATPAPGEPEKDLTTVSHTAMKIAFRTGGVVGMFTVGLGLLGASCVVLVYAADAPKVLEGFGLGAALIAMFMRVGGGIFTKAADVGADLVGKVEQGIPEDDPRNAATIADNVGDNVGDCAGMAADLFESYAVTLVAALILGKVAFGDSGLAFPLLVPAIGVVTAMIGIFAVAPRRADRSGMTAINRGFFISAVISLVLVAIAVFVYLPSKYSDLAGVTDTAIKAKNGDPRILALVAVAIGILLAAVIQQLTGYFTETNRRPVRDIGKTSLTGPATVVLSGISVGLESAVYTALLIGLGVYGAFLLGGTSIMLALFAVALAGTGLLTTVGVIVAMDTFGPVSDNAQGIAEMSGDVEGAGARVLTNLDAVGNTTKAITKGIAIATAVLAASALFGSYRDAITTNVQDVGEKLTGPGAPMSLSLDISQPNNLVGLIAGAAVVFLFSGLAINAVSRSAGSVVFEVRRQFREKPGIMDFTEKPEYGKVVDICTKDALRELATPGLLAVMAPIFVGFTLGVGSLGSYLAGAIGAGTLMAVFLANSGGAWDNAKKLVEDGHHGGKGSEAHAATVIGDTVGDPFKDTAGPAINPLLKVMNLVSLLIAPAVIKFSYGTDKNLGVRIMISLLALVVIVVSVYISKRRGIAVGDDESTERVANSPNTAVVS from the coding sequence ATGGCGGGGCTTTCCATCCCTCAATCGGATCACCCCACTTCCCTCGCAGCGGCGGTCCTGACCGACGACAACCGGATCATGGTGGCCGTCATCGCGGCAGTCGCCCTGGCCGCACTGGTGGTCGCGGGGATCCTGGTACGCCAGGTACTGGCCGCAGGCGAGGGCACCGACAGCATGAAACGGATCGCCGAGGCGGTCCAGGAAGGTGCGAAGGCGTATCTCGCCCGGCAGTTGCGCACGCTGGGCGCATTCGCCGCCGTCGTCTTCTTCCTGCTCATGCTGCTGCCCGCGGACGACTGGAAACAGCGCGCCGGACGATCAGTGTTCTTCCTGATCGGCGCGGCGTTCTCCGCGGCCACCGGCTATATCGGCATGTGGCTCGCCGTGCGCAGCAATGTGCGGGTCGCCGCGGCGGCCCGGGAGGCCACACCGGCTCCAGGAGAGCCGGAAAAGGATCTCACCACCGTTTCACACACCGCGATGAAGATCGCATTTCGCACGGGCGGCGTCGTCGGCATGTTCACAGTGGGGCTCGGCCTGCTGGGCGCCTCCTGTGTGGTGCTGGTGTACGCGGCCGACGCGCCGAAGGTGCTCGAGGGCTTCGGCCTCGGCGCCGCCCTGATCGCCATGTTCATGCGTGTGGGCGGCGGCATCTTCACCAAGGCCGCCGACGTCGGCGCCGACCTGGTCGGCAAGGTCGAACAGGGCATTCCGGAGGACGATCCGCGCAATGCCGCGACCATCGCCGACAACGTGGGCGACAACGTCGGCGACTGCGCGGGCATGGCGGCCGACCTCTTCGAGTCGTACGCCGTGACCCTGGTGGCCGCCCTGATCCTCGGCAAGGTCGCCTTCGGCGACTCCGGGCTGGCGTTCCCGCTGCTCGTGCCCGCCATCGGCGTCGTCACCGCGATGATCGGCATCTTCGCGGTCGCCCCGCGCCGCGCCGACCGCAGCGGCATGACGGCGATCAACCGCGGCTTCTTCATCTCCGCGGTGATCTCCCTGGTGCTGGTCGCGATCGCCGTCTTCGTCTATCTGCCGTCGAAGTACTCCGACCTCGCCGGGGTGACCGACACGGCGATCAAGGCCAAGAACGGCGACCCGAGAATCCTCGCCCTGGTCGCGGTGGCGATCGGCATCCTGCTCGCCGCCGTCATCCAGCAGCTGACCGGCTACTTCACCGAGACCAACCGCCGCCCGGTGCGGGACATCGGCAAGACCTCCCTCACGGGCCCGGCCACCGTCGTGCTGTCCGGCATCTCGGTGGGCCTGGAGTCGGCCGTCTACACCGCGCTGCTCATCGGCCTCGGCGTGTACGGCGCGTTCCTGCTCGGCGGCACGTCGATCATGCTGGCGTTGTTCGCGGTCGCGCTGGCCGGCACCGGACTGCTCACCACGGTCGGCGTGATCGTCGCCATGGACACCTTCGGACCGGTCTCCGACAACGCGCAGGGCATCGCCGAGATGTCCGGCGACGTCGAGGGCGCGGGCGCCCGCGTGCTCACCAACCTGGACGCGGTCGGCAACACCACCAAGGCCATCACCAAGGGCATCGCCATCGCCACCGCCGTGCTCGCCGCGTCGGCGCTGTTCGGGTCGTACCGCGACGCGATCACCACCAACGTGCAGGACGTCGGGGAGAAACTCACCGGCCCCGGTGCGCCGATGAGTCTGTCCCTGGACATCTCCCAGCCCAACAACCTCGTCGGCCTCATCGCGGGCGCCGCGGTGGTCTTCCTCTTCTCCGGACTGGCCATCAACGCCGTGTCGCGCTCAGCCGGTTCGGTGGTGTTCGAGGTGCGGCGGCAGTTCCGCGAGAAGCCCGGGATCATGGACTTCACGGAGAAGCCCGAGTACGGCAAGGTCGTCGACATCTGCACCAAGGACGCCCTCAGGGAACTGGCCACGCCGGGTCTGCTCGCCGTGATGGCGCCCATCTTCGTCGGCTTCACGCTCGGCGTCGGCTCGCTCGGCTCCTATCTCGCCGGTGCGATCGGCGCGGGCACGCTGATGGCGGTGTTCCTCGCCAACTCCGGTGGCGCCTGGGACAACGCCAAGAAGCTGGTGGAGGACGGCCACCACGGCGGCAAGGGCAGCGAGGCCCATGCGGCCACGGTGATCGGTGACACGGTCGGCGACCCCTTCAAGGACACCGCGGGACCGGCGATCAACCCGCTGCTGAAGGTCATGAACCTGGTCTCGCTGCTCATCGCGCCCGCGGTGATCAAGTTCTCCTACGGCACGGACAAGAACCTGGGCGTACGGATCATGATCTCGCTCCTCGCGCTCGTGGTGATCGTCGTCTCCGTGTACATCTCCAAGCGGCGCGGCATCGCCGTCGGCGACGACGAGAGCACCGAGCGGGTCGCCAACTCACCGAACACGGCGGTGGTTTCGTAG
- a CDS encoding ATP-binding protein gives MATVELRFSALPEHVRTARLVAAAVARRAGVDEAVLDEVRLAVGEACSRAVGLHQNSGISAPVKVALIEEEKQFSIEVGDEAPHAPSGAPGATQEAEAEIEEDEMGLAVISGLVDDVEVTTGQDGGRIRMTWPTTPPAAALL, from the coding sequence ATGGCCACCGTCGAACTCCGCTTCAGCGCGCTGCCCGAGCACGTCCGGACCGCCCGGTTGGTGGCGGCCGCGGTGGCACGCAGGGCAGGAGTGGACGAGGCCGTCCTGGACGAGGTCCGGCTCGCCGTGGGCGAGGCCTGCTCCCGCGCCGTCGGACTCCACCAGAACAGCGGCATCAGCGCGCCTGTGAAGGTGGCGCTGATCGAGGAGGAGAAACAGTTCTCCATCGAGGTGGGCGACGAGGCGCCGCATGCCCCGTCCGGCGCGCCCGGCGCCACGCAGGAGGCCGAGGCGGAGATCGAGGAGGACGAGATGGGCCTCGCGGTCATCAGCGGCCTCGTCGACGACGTCGAGGTCACCACCGGACAGGACGGCGGCCGGATCCGCATGACCTGGCCGACCACACCGCCGGCCGCGGCGCTGCTCTGA